ACCGCGCCGAACGTGGTCTACCAGGTGAAGCTCGACGAAGGTGAGGACTTGGAGGTCACGAACCCGTCGGACTGGCCGGAGGCCAAGATCGGCGAGGTGCACGAGCCGATCGCCAAGTGCACCGTGATCGCCCCGTCCGAGTTCGTGGGCACGATCATGGAGCTGTGCCAGAGCAGGCGCGGCCAGCTCGACGGCATGGACTACCTGTCGGAGAGTCGCGTCGAACTGCGCTACACGCTGCCGCTGGCCGAGATCGTGTTCGACTTCTTCGACCACCTCAAGTCCCGCACCCGCGGATACGCCTCGATGGACTACGAGGAGTCGGGCACGCAGAGCTCGCAGCTGGTCAAGGTCGACATCCTGATGCAGGGCGAACCGGTCGACGCGTTCAGCGCGATCGTGCACAAGGACGCCGCGTACGGCTACGGCACGAAGATGACCTCGAAGCTGCGCGAGCTGATCCCGCGGCAGCAGTTCGAGGTGCCGATCCAGGCGGCCATCGGTTCGCGGATCATCGCGCGGGAGACGGTCCGCGCCATCCGCAAGGACGTGCTGGCCAAGTGCTACGGCGGTGACATCAGCCGGAAGCGCAAGCTGCTGGAGAAGCAGAAGGAAGGCAAGAAGCGGATGAAGACCATCGGCCGGGTCGAGGTCCCGCCGGAGGCCTTCGTCGCCGCGCTGTCCACGGACGACGCGGGCAAGGACGACAAGTCCAAGCCGAAGAAGTGACCTGCCGCGGTCCTGCTTGAGCGGTGCCGGCGGTGGTGTCGCACCGTCGGCGAGGTGCGCGCCATAGGCGTCGGCTATGGCGCGCATCGTGAATCGGTCTTCCCGTCATCGGCATGCATGATCACCAGGCGCGATGCTCGCCGGATGTGTCGTGGACCTCGCTGACCAGCGGCGTCCGGCCCGTGGGAACCCTTGCTCCCGGCCACTCGCCGACTAGCATTCGGTCGGCATCGTGGAGACCCGGAATTCGTTGCGCCGCTTGCGGTTTCGCCTCCCGTGCCCGTTCACCGCATCGCACAGGAGGTAGCACATGGGAGCATCCGACGTATCGCGTGAACACCTGCCGATCCCGGACGCCCCGCCCGCTTCCGCAACATCTCTCGACGCACGAGACCAGGACCCCGCCTTCACCCCGGTCCAGCCGCTGAACGCACCGGCCGGTGCGCCGAACGTGGTGATGGTCCTGATCGACGACATGGGTTTCGGCGCGTCCAGCTCGTTCGGCGGGCCGTGCGAGATGCCCGCGGCGCAGCGCTTGGCCGACGGTGGACTGCGCTACTCCCGGTTCCACGTCACCGCCATCTGCTCGCCGACGCGGCAGGCGCTGCTGACGGGCCGCAACCACCACTCGGTCGGCATGGGCGTCACCACCGAGATGGCCAGCGCCGCGCCCGGCTATTGCGGAATCCGCCCGCGCAGCGCCGCCACGATCGGTCAGCTGCTCAACGGCAACGGGTACAACACGGCCGCGTTCGGCAAGTGGCACCAGACCCCGGCGCGGGACGTGAGCCCGGCTGGTCCGTTCGACCGCTGGCCCACCGGTGAGGGCTTCGAGAAGTTCTACGGGTTCCTGTGCGCGGAGATGAACCACTGGTACCCGGTGCTGTTCGACGGCACGAACCCGGTGGAGCCGGACCGCCGCCCGGAGGACGGCTACCACCTCTCGGAGGACCTGGTGGATCACGCGATCGACTGGATGCAGACCCAGCACACGCTGAAACCGGACACGCCGTTCTTCACGTACCTGCCGTTCGGCGCGACCCACGCCCCGTACCACGTGCCGCAGGAGTACCGGGACAAGTACCGCGGCAAGTTCGACCACGGCTGGGACCGGCAGCGCGAGATCACGTTGCAGCGCCAGAAGGAACTGGGCGTGGTGCCGCCGGACACCGAGCTCGCGCCGTGGGCCGAGGGCGTGCCGCACTGGGACGAGCTGTCCGATGAGGAGCGCCAGGCGGCCGCTTCGTTGATGGAGCTCTACGCCGGTTTCGCCGAGCACACCGATGACCAGGTGGGCCGCCTCGTCGATGCGCTGGACGAGCTGGGCGAGCTCGACAACACGATCTTCATCTACATCCTCGGCGACAACGGCGCTTCGGCCGAAGGCGGCCTGGGCGGCACGTTGAACGAGCACCGCTTCGCCACGGGCATCCCGGACAGCGCCGAGTTCATCAACGCGAACCGCGACGCGCTCGGCGATGCCACGACGCACGCGCACTACCCGGTGGGCTGGGCGCTGGCGATGAACACGCCGTACCAGTGGACCAAGCAGGTCGCCTCGCACCTCGGCGGCACGCGCGACGGCATGATCGTGCACTGGCCGCAGGGCATCGAGGAACGCGGCGGTGTCCGGGACCAGTGGCACCACGTGATCGACGTGGTGCCGACGATCCTGGAAGCCGCGGGCATTCCGCACCCGAGTTCCGTGCAGGGCGTGCCGCAGCAGCCCATCGAGGGCACCAGCATGCTCTACAGCTTCAACGACGCCGCGGCGCCGGACCGGCACCGCGTGCAGTACTTCGAGATGGTCGGCAATCGCGGCATCTACCACGACGGGTGGATGGCCGTGACCCGGCACGGGACGCCGTGGGAGATGGTGCAGGACGGCACTCGCCGGTCCTTCGACGACGACCGCTGGGAGCTCTACGACACCAACGTGGACTGGAGCCAGGCGCACGACATCTCCGCCGAGCACCCCGGCAAGCTCCGCGAGCTGCAGCAGTTGTTCTTGGTGGAGGCCGCCAAGCACCAGGTGTTCCCGCTCGACGACCGGATGACGGAGCGGGAGAACCCGAAGGAGGCCGGTCGGCTCGACCTGCTCGGCGACCGCAAGACCATCACCTTCCACGCCGGTGCCAAGCGGCTCACCGAGGAGACCGCGCCGAACATCAAGAACCGGTCGCACGTGATCACCGCGCAGGTCGAGGTGCCGGAGGCCGGCGCCGAAGGCGTGGTCGTGGCGCAGGGCGGGCGGTTCGGCGGCTGGTCGCTGTACTTCCACGAGGGCCGCCCCAGCTACGCCTACAACTACTTCGGCACCGACATCTACAAGATCACCGGGGAGCGGTTGGAGCCGGGCGTGCACGAGGTGCGGCTCGACTTCGGTTACGACGGTGGCGGTGTCGGCAAGGGCGGGACGGCCCGGTTGGACGTCGACGGCGCGAAGGTCGCCACCGGGCGGGTCGAGGCGACCATCCCGTACTACTTCGCCTTCGACGAGACGTTCGACATCGGCGTGGACCGGGCCTCTCCGGTGGTGGACGACTACGCGCCGGTGGACAACGCGTTCACCGGTCGGCTGCGGTCGGTGCGCTTCGACCTGGGTGACGACCTGGCCAGCGATTCGTCGGACGCCGAGGCGCGGGAGCGCTTCCGCGCGGCCCACGACTGAGCGGTTCCGCTCCGGCCCGGCGGTCGCCGCCGGGCCGGAGCGCTCGCGCAGACCGTCGTGTCCGGGA
This window of the Saccharopolyspora gloriosae genome carries:
- a CDS encoding arylsulfatase, giving the protein MGASDVSREHLPIPDAPPASATSLDARDQDPAFTPVQPLNAPAGAPNVVMVLIDDMGFGASSSFGGPCEMPAAQRLADGGLRYSRFHVTAICSPTRQALLTGRNHHSVGMGVTTEMASAAPGYCGIRPRSAATIGQLLNGNGYNTAAFGKWHQTPARDVSPAGPFDRWPTGEGFEKFYGFLCAEMNHWYPVLFDGTNPVEPDRRPEDGYHLSEDLVDHAIDWMQTQHTLKPDTPFFTYLPFGATHAPYHVPQEYRDKYRGKFDHGWDRQREITLQRQKELGVVPPDTELAPWAEGVPHWDELSDEERQAAASLMELYAGFAEHTDDQVGRLVDALDELGELDNTIFIYILGDNGASAEGGLGGTLNEHRFATGIPDSAEFINANRDALGDATTHAHYPVGWALAMNTPYQWTKQVASHLGGTRDGMIVHWPQGIEERGGVRDQWHHVIDVVPTILEAAGIPHPSSVQGVPQQPIEGTSMLYSFNDAAAPDRHRVQYFEMVGNRGIYHDGWMAVTRHGTPWEMVQDGTRRSFDDDRWELYDTNVDWSQAHDISAEHPGKLRELQQLFLVEAAKHQVFPLDDRMTERENPKEAGRLDLLGDRKTITFHAGAKRLTEETAPNIKNRSHVITAQVEVPEAGAEGVVVAQGGRFGGWSLYFHEGRPSYAYNYFGTDIYKITGERLEPGVHEVRLDFGYDGGGVGKGGTARLDVDGAKVATGRVEATIPYYFAFDETFDIGVDRASPVVDDYAPVDNAFTGRLRSVRFDLGDDLASDSSDAEARERFRAAHD